One genomic window of Nitrosomonas sp. Is35 includes the following:
- a CDS encoding lmo0937 family membrane protein, whose product MLESIALILIILWLLGLVSSYTLGGLIHILLVIALIVILLRVIQGR is encoded by the coding sequence ATGCTTGAATCAATTGCACTCATCTTGATCATCTTGTGGCTACTGGGTTTGGTTTCCTCGTACACCCTCGGAGGGCTTATTCACATTCTTTTAGTGATTGCGCTGATAGTCATCCTGCTTCGCGTCATTCAGGGCCGGTAG
- a CDS encoding DUF1207 domain-containing protein, producing the protein MVYLRSAAALAVMLLAAQAVHAAIPDDTYIAGYAAAVLKHTLMLDIPSLTVQDGTITLPAGSLGNVDRANVVRVLSEIPGVNAVRIAEVTYQPPAANASSQPVKQFSGKPAAVAANPALLPTGLLPAGHLFKPLLADPRWAHFTAAYRNFQNDNFDGRNIASVSFGETIPIYRRNLGESVAQWEVGLQGGVFSDFNLGAPSSDLVNSDFIASVYSSFRAKQFSAFGRIYHQSSHLGDEFLLRKEGSAFERVNLSYEGVDLRLSYEFPYGVRLYGGGGGLFHKEPSALKVWMVQYGAEFRSPWRIGSAPVRPILAADFKNFQENNWGTDISARAGIEFENLQVLGRKLQLLVEYFDGHSSSGQFFKNKVEYIGVGAHYHF; encoded by the coding sequence ATGGTTTATCTGCGATCTGCCGCAGCATTGGCAGTCATGCTGCTAGCAGCGCAGGCAGTGCATGCTGCAATACCGGATGATACTTACATTGCCGGTTATGCGGCCGCCGTGTTAAAGCATACATTGATGCTGGATATTCCATCATTGACCGTACAGGATGGCACCATAACTTTGCCTGCGGGTAGTTTAGGCAATGTTGATCGAGCAAACGTGGTGCGGGTGTTGTCGGAGATTCCAGGCGTGAATGCGGTCAGGATTGCGGAAGTCACGTACCAGCCACCGGCGGCTAATGCTTCTTCGCAGCCGGTCAAGCAATTTTCCGGGAAACCGGCGGCCGTAGCCGCCAATCCTGCATTGTTACCCACCGGACTCTTACCCGCTGGCCATCTATTCAAGCCGTTATTAGCGGATCCCCGCTGGGCGCATTTCACGGCCGCTTACCGCAATTTCCAGAACGATAATTTTGATGGCAGAAATATCGCTTCCGTGAGCTTCGGTGAAACGATACCGATTTACCGCAGGAATTTAGGGGAGTCTGTCGCACAGTGGGAAGTCGGACTGCAAGGTGGCGTCTTCAGTGACTTCAATCTGGGTGCGCCATCTTCGGATCTGGTGAACTCCGATTTTATTGCATCGGTATATTCAAGTTTCCGGGCAAAACAATTTTCAGCCTTTGGCCGCATTTATCATCAAAGTTCACATTTGGGTGACGAATTTCTGCTGCGCAAAGAAGGCTCTGCATTTGAGCGCGTTAATCTCAGCTATGAAGGCGTGGATCTGAGGTTGTCTTATGAGTTTCCTTATGGTGTGCGCTTGTATGGCGGCGGAGGCGGGCTGTTTCATAAAGAACCTTCTGCACTCAAAGTATGGATGGTGCAATACGGCGCTGAGTTTCGCAGCCCATGGCGCATCGGATCTGCCCCCGTGCGGCCAATCCTGGCGGCTGACTTCAAAAATTTTCAAGAAAATAACTGGGGTACGGATATATCGGCCAGAGCCGGGATTGAGTTTGAGAATTTGCAAGTGCTTGGCAGGAAACTTCAGTTACTGGTCGAGTACTTTGACGGACACTCTTCGAGCGGGCAGTTTTTTAAAAACAAAGTGGAATATATCGGAGTCGGAGCCCACTATCACTTCTAG
- a CDS encoding BON domain-containing protein, with protein MKIENEQNTVAKSKKALLLTITGLAIVMGLAGCQKEGPAETAGKKLDRSIENAEKKIEKTAEQAEKKLDDAKKSISDKSETTDQYIDDSVITMHVKKALLSDSLLKAFQIKVTTENGLVHLSGTLDSQQSIDKAIEVATNQEHVRSVQNDLILDVNASSKE; from the coding sequence ATGAAAATTGAAAACGAACAAAATACAGTAGCAAAATCAAAAAAAGCCCTTTTACTTACGATTACTGGTTTAGCCATTGTTATGGGTTTGGCGGGTTGCCAAAAGGAAGGGCCTGCTGAGACGGCAGGGAAAAAACTGGATCGTTCGATTGAAAACGCTGAAAAGAAAATTGAGAAAACAGCAGAGCAAGCAGAAAAGAAACTCGATGACGCAAAAAAGTCGATCAGCGATAAATCTGAAACAACCGATCAATACATTGATGATTCAGTGATCACGATGCATGTAAAAAAGGCCCTTCTTAGCGACTCTTTGCTCAAGGCATTTCAAATTAAAGTGACGACCGAAAATGGCCTCGTGCACCTGAGCGGTACACTTGATTCCCAGCAAAGTATCGACAAGGCGATCGAAGTGGCAACAAACCAGGAACATGTGAGATCGGTGCAGAATGATCTGATTCTGGATGTGAATGCATCGAGTAAAGAATAA
- a CDS encoding BON domain-containing protein, whose protein sequence is MKHFIKLLSASFLALTLLTVTGCASTKTHEGTGEYLDDSVITTKVKAAILNEPTLSSAEINVETFKGIVQLSGFVRSTASINKAIEVASSVGGVKSVKNSLQLK, encoded by the coding sequence ATGAAACACTTTATCAAATTACTGTCTGCCTCTTTTTTGGCTTTAACCTTGCTGACAGTTACAGGATGCGCATCAACCAAAACTCATGAGGGAACGGGTGAATACCTCGATGACAGCGTGATTACCACTAAGGTAAAAGCAGCCATACTGAATGAACCCACATTAAGCTCCGCTGAGATCAACGTCGAAACTTTCAAAGGCATCGTTCAGTTAAGCGGTTTCGTTAGATCCACCGCCAGTATTAATAAAGCCATCGAAGTAGCAAGCAGTGTCGGTGGCGTTAAATCGGTCAAAAACAGTCTGCAACTCAAATAA
- a CDS encoding catalase family protein: MLNKGNLLLALITFLPTSAFSNERVPADEASAIQEITRMVEENIRAETKQGPAHRDVHFKAHGCVKAEFRVLPLPASMQIGIFAEARNYPAWIRYSNGSGKVQNDSVGDGRGMAIKLMGVESSQSGTQDFLMVNHPVFFVRNAAEYVEFQKTIAQDALNKFFFPGFNPLNFRLHELATAIAIRSKKVENPLDIQYWSATPYRFGENTAMKFSVRPCGKPSRSSSAETTAPDFLRENMQKHLANDDACFDFMVQLGTHPVAMPVEDPTIAWSEKDSPFVPVAKITIPAQTFTASEQLKFCEDLSFTPWHAIPDHQPLGGINRVRKAVYETSSRVRHELNDIERHEPKGF; encoded by the coding sequence ATGTTGAATAAAGGAAATTTGTTGTTGGCACTGATCACTTTCTTGCCAACGAGCGCTTTTAGTAATGAGCGCGTACCTGCGGATGAAGCATCGGCGATTCAGGAGATTACGCGAATGGTGGAGGAAAACATTCGAGCCGAGACCAAGCAGGGTCCGGCTCATCGCGATGTGCACTTCAAGGCGCATGGTTGTGTGAAAGCGGAATTCCGTGTGCTCCCGCTACCTGCCTCAATGCAAATCGGGATCTTCGCAGAAGCGCGCAATTACCCTGCCTGGATCCGTTACTCCAATGGCTCTGGAAAAGTGCAAAATGACTCCGTTGGCGATGGCCGTGGAATGGCCATCAAGCTTATGGGTGTTGAATCCAGCCAATCCGGCACACAAGATTTTTTGATGGTCAATCATCCGGTATTCTTTGTCAGAAATGCGGCAGAATATGTTGAATTTCAAAAAACTATTGCGCAGGATGCGCTTAATAAATTCTTTTTCCCGGGTTTCAATCCGCTGAATTTCCGTCTGCATGAACTTGCCACTGCTATCGCGATCCGCAGCAAGAAGGTTGAAAACCCGCTGGATATTCAATATTGGAGCGCAACGCCTTATCGTTTTGGCGAAAATACCGCCATGAAGTTTTCCGTTCGTCCTTGCGGCAAACCCAGCCGGTCTTCATCTGCCGAAACTACAGCGCCCGATTTCCTGCGTGAAAATATGCAAAAGCATCTCGCTAACGATGATGCGTGTTTCGATTTTATGGTTCAGCTCGGTACACATCCTGTCGCGATGCCGGTCGAAGATCCCACCATCGCATGGAGTGAAAAAGATTCCCCTTTTGTGCCTGTAGCGAAAATAACCATTCCGGCGCAAACATTCACAGCATCCGAACAACTGAAATTCTGCGAGGATCTTTCCTTCACGCCGTGGCATGCTATACCTGATCATCAACCATTGGGAGGTATCAATCGTGTACGCAAGGCCGTTTACGAAACATCCTCACGTGTCCGTCATGAACTGAACGATATCGAACGCCATGAACCGAAGGGCTTCTAA